The following coding sequences lie in one Lelliottia jeotgali genomic window:
- a CDS encoding putative Permease gives MQAFRVLDRYIGKTIFTTIMMTLFMLVSLSGIIKFVDQLKKAGQGSYDALGAGMYTILSVPKDVQIFFPMAALLGALLGLGMLAQRSELVVMQASGFTRMQVAMSVMKTAIPLVLLTMAIGEWVAPQGEQMARNYRAQAMYGGSLLSTQQGLWAKDGNNFVYIERVKGDDELGGVSIYAFNEQRRLQSVRYATTAKFDPAKKLWRLSQVDESNLQDPKQITGSQTVSGTWKTNLTPDKLGVVALDPDALSISGLHQYVKYLKSSGQDAGRYQLNMWSKIFQPMSVAVMMLMALSFIFGPLRSVPMGVRVVTGISFGFVFYVLDQIFGPLTLVYGIPPLIGALLPSASFFLISLWLLLRRS, from the coding sequence ATGCAGGCGTTTCGCGTTCTAGACCGCTATATCGGTAAAACCATTTTTACCACCATCATGATGACGCTGTTCATGCTGGTGTCGCTCTCCGGCATTATCAAGTTTGTCGACCAGCTGAAAAAGGCCGGGCAGGGGAGTTATGACGCACTGGGCGCTGGGATGTACACCATTCTGAGCGTACCGAAAGATGTGCAGATTTTCTTCCCGATGGCTGCGCTGTTAGGTGCATTGCTGGGGCTGGGCATGCTGGCCCAGCGCAGCGAGCTGGTGGTGATGCAGGCTTCTGGTTTTACCCGTATGCAGGTGGCGATGTCGGTGATGAAAACCGCAATCCCATTGGTCTTGCTGACTATGGCCATTGGCGAGTGGGTGGCACCGCAGGGCGAGCAGATGGCGCGTAATTATCGCGCGCAAGCCATGTACGGCGGCTCTTTACTCTCTACGCAGCAAGGGCTGTGGGCGAAAGACGGTAACAACTTCGTTTATATCGAACGGGTGAAGGGCGATGACGAACTGGGCGGCGTGAGCATTTACGCCTTTAACGAACAGCGTCGTTTGCAGTCAGTGCGTTATGCCACGACGGCGAAATTCGATCCGGCGAAGAAGCTGTGGCGTCTGTCGCAGGTGGATGAATCCAATCTGCAGGACCCTAAGCAAATCACCGGTTCACAAACCGTTTCAGGCACCTGGAAGACCAATCTGACGCCAGATAAGTTAGGTGTGGTGGCGCTGGACCCGGATGCGCTGTCGATCAGCGGTTTGCATCAATATGTGAAGTATCTGAAGTCGAGCGGCCAGGATGCCGGGCGTTATCAGCTCAACATGTGGAGCAAAATCTTCCAGCCGATGTCAGTTGCAGTAATGATGCTGATGGCGCTGTCGTTTATCTTCGGGCCATTGCGTAGCGTGCCGATGGGTGTGCGCGTGGTCACGGGTATCAGCTTTGGTTTTGTCTTCTACGTGCTGGATCAGATCTTCGGCCCACTGACCCTGGTATACGGTATTCCCCCGCTGATTGGTGCGCTGTTGC
- a CDS encoding putative permease: MAQLILPLSLFLGLLMTLGRLYTESEITVMHACGLSKAVLVKAAMVLALFTGIVAAVNVMWAGPWSSRHQDEVLAEAKANPGMAALAQGQFQQATDGSSVLFIESVNGSTFNDVFLAQIRTKGNARPSVVVADSGQLSQRKDGSQVVTLNKGTRFEGTALLRDFRITDFQNYQAIIGHQNVALDPTDTEQMDMRTLMNTDTNRARAELHWRLTLVFTVFMMALMVVPLSVVNPRQGRVLSMLPAMLLYLVFFLLQTSIKSNGGKGKLDPMIWTWVVNGLYLLLAVALNMWDSVAMRRVRASFTRKGAV; encoded by the coding sequence ATGGCGCAGCTTATTCTGCCGCTTAGCCTTTTCCTCGGCCTGCTCATGACGCTGGGGAGACTCTATACTGAAAGTGAAATCACGGTCATGCACGCTTGCGGCTTGAGTAAAGCCGTGCTGGTGAAGGCCGCGATGGTGTTGGCGTTATTCACGGGTATCGTTGCGGCGGTGAACGTGATGTGGGCCGGGCCGTGGTCATCCCGGCATCAGGATGAAGTGCTGGCAGAAGCCAAAGCGAACCCTGGCATGGCGGCGTTAGCGCAAGGCCAGTTCCAGCAAGCCACTGATGGCAGTTCGGTACTCTTTATTGAAAGCGTTAACGGCAGCACCTTCAATGATGTTTTCCTGGCGCAAATCCGCACCAAAGGCAATGCTCGCCCATCCGTTGTAGTGGCGGATTCCGGTCAGCTCTCGCAGCGTAAAGACGGTTCTCAGGTGGTGACGCTGAACAAAGGCACCCGCTTTGAAGGCACTGCGCTGCTTCGTGACTTCCGTATTACCGATTTCCAGAACTATCAGGCGATTATTGGCCATCAGAACGTGGCGCTCGATCCGACGGATACCGAGCAGATGGACATGCGGACCCTGATGAATACCGATACCAACCGCGCTCGAGCAGAGCTGCACTGGCGCCTGACGCTAGTATTCACGGTGTTTATGATGGCACTGATGGTCGTGCCGCTGAGCGTGGTCAACCCGCGACAGGGCCGTGTACTGTCTATGCTACCGGCTATGTTGCTGTATCTGGTGTTCTTCCTGCTGCAAACGTCAATTAAGTCTAACGGCGGCAAAGGTAAACTCGATCCGATGATTTGGACGTGGGTGGTCAACGGCCTGTACCTGTTGCTGGCAGTGGCATTAAACATGTGGGACAGCGTGGCGATGCGTCGCGTGCGTGCCAGCTTCACGCGTAAAGGAGCGGTGTAA
- a CDS encoding Cytosol aminopeptidase PepA, giving the protein MEFSVKSGSPEKQRSACIVVGVFEPRRLSPIAEQLDKISDGYISALLRRGELEGKPGQTLLLHHVPNVLSERILLIGCGKERELDERQYKQVIQKTINTLNDTGSMEAVCFLTELHVKGRNTYWKVRQAVETAKESLYSFDQLKTNKSEPRRPLRKMVFNVPTRRELTSGERAIQHGLAIAAGIKAAKDLGNMPPNICNAGYLASQARQLADTYSKNVVTRVIGEQQMKELGMHSYLAVGNGSQNESLMSVIEYKGNPSEDARPIVLVGKGLTFDSGGISIKPAEGMDEMKYDMCGAAAVYGVMRMVAELQLPINVIGVLAGCENMPGGRAYRPGDVLTTMSGQTVEVLNTDAEGRLVLCDVLTYVERFDPEAVIDVATLTGACVIALGHHITGLLSNHNPLAHELIGASEQAGDRAWRLPLGDEYQEQLESNFADMANIGGRPGGAITAGCFLARFTRKYNWAHLDIAGTAWRSGKAKGATGRPVALLSQFLLNRAGFNGEE; this is encoded by the coding sequence ATGGAGTTCAGTGTAAAAAGCGGTAGCCCGGAGAAACAGCGGAGTGCCTGTATCGTTGTGGGCGTCTTTGAACCACGCCGACTCTCCCCGATCGCCGAACAACTCGATAAAATCAGTGACGGCTATATCAGCGCCCTGCTGCGCCGTGGCGAACTGGAAGGCAAACCTGGGCAGACGCTGTTGCTGCACCATGTTCCCAACGTGCTGTCCGAGCGCATTCTGCTGATTGGTTGCGGCAAAGAGCGCGAGCTTGATGAGCGCCAGTACAAGCAGGTCATTCAGAAAACCATCAATACCCTGAATGATACAGGTTCAATGGAAGCCGTCTGCTTCCTGACCGAACTGCACGTCAAAGGTCGCAACACTTACTGGAAAGTACGTCAGGCCGTTGAGACCGCGAAAGAGAGCCTCTACAGTTTTGATCAGTTGAAGACCAACAAAAGCGAACCGCGTCGTCCGCTGCGTAAGATGGTCTTTAACGTCCCGACTCGTCGCGAGCTAACCAGCGGTGAACGCGCCATTCAGCACGGCCTGGCGATTGCCGCCGGTATCAAGGCCGCGAAAGATCTCGGCAACATGCCGCCAAACATCTGCAACGCCGGTTATCTGGCTTCGCAGGCGCGTCAGCTGGCAGATACCTATAGCAAAAACGTCGTCACCCGCGTCATCGGCGAACAGCAGATGAAAGAGCTGGGGATGCACTCATATCTCGCCGTCGGTAATGGTTCGCAAAATGAATCGTTGATGTCAGTCATCGAGTACAAAGGCAATCCATCGGAAGACGCGCGTCCAATCGTGCTGGTCGGCAAAGGTCTGACCTTTGACTCCGGCGGTATCTCCATCAAGCCTGCCGAAGGCATGGATGAGATGAAGTACGACATGTGCGGTGCGGCAGCGGTTTACGGCGTAATGCGGATGGTCGCAGAACTTCAGCTGCCAATTAACGTTATTGGCGTTCTGGCGGGCTGCGAAAACATGCCAGGCGGTCGCGCATATCGCCCAGGCGATGTGTTGACCACGATGTCCGGCCAGACTGTTGAAGTGCTGAACACTGACGCCGAAGGCCGTCTGGTGCTGTGCGACGTACTGACTTACGTTGAGCGCTTTGACCCTGAAGCGGTGATCGACGTGGCAACGCTGACCGGTGCCTGTGTGATCGCCCTCGGCCATCACATCACCGGCCTGCTGTCGAACCACAATCCGCTGGCTCATGAGCTTATCGGCGCGTCCGAGCAAGCGGGTGACCGTGCGTGGCGTCTGCCGCTGGGCGATGAGTATCAGGAACAGCTGGAGTCCAACTTTGCGGATATGGCCAACATCGGCGGTCGTCCTGGCGGAGCGATTACCGCAGGCTGCTTCCTGGCGCGCTTTACTCGCAAGTACAACTGGGCGCACCTGGATATCGCGGGCACCGCATGGCGCTCCGGCAAAGCCAAAGGCGCAACCGGTCGTCCGGTCGCTCTGCTGTCACAGTTCCTGCTCAACCGCGCCGGTTTTAACGGCGAAGAGTGA
- a CDS encoding DNA polymerase III chi subunit, with amino-acid sequence MKNATFYLLDNDNTIDGLSAVEQLVCEIAAERWRSGKRVLIACEDEAQAIRLDEALWARPPESFVPHNLSGEGPRGGAPVEIAWPQKRNSSARDILISLRIGFADFATAFTEVVDFVPHEDSLKQLARERYKAYRLAGFNLNTATWK; translated from the coding sequence ATGAAGAATGCAACGTTCTACCTTCTGGACAACGACAACACCATCGATGGCTTAAGCGCCGTCGAGCAGCTGGTGTGTGAAATTGCCGCAGAACGTTGGCGCAGCGGTAAACGCGTTCTGATCGCCTGCGAAGATGAAGCGCAGGCGATTCGACTCGATGAAGCCCTGTGGGCAAGGCCGCCCGAAAGTTTTGTTCCGCATAATTTGTCGGGAGAAGGTCCGCGCGGCGGCGCACCGGTGGAAATCGCCTGGCCGCAAAAGCGTAACAGCAGCGCGCGCGATATTCTGATCAGCCTGCGTATCGGCTTTGCAGATTTTGCCACCGCTTTCACAGAAGTGGTAGACTTTGTCCCTCACGAAGATTCTCTGAAACAACTGGCGCGCGAACGCTACAAAGCGTACCGCCTGGCTGGTTTTAACCTGAATACGGCAACCTGGAAATAA
- a CDS encoding Valyl-tRNA synthetase, whose protein sequence is MEKTYNPRDIEQPLYEHWEEQGYFKPNGDESKESFCIMIPPPNVTGSLHMGHAFQQTIMDTMIRYQRMQGKNTLWQAGTDHAGIATQMVVERKIAAEEGKTRHDYGREAFIDKIWQWKAESGGTITRQMRRLGNSVDWERERFTMDEGLSNAVKEVFVRLYKEDLIYRGKRLVNWDPKLRTAISDLEVENRESKGSMWHIRYPLADGAKTADGKDYLVVATTRPETLLGDTGVAVNPEDPRYKDLIGKFVVLPLVNRRIPILGDEHADMEKGTGCVKITPAHDFNDYEVGRRHALPMINILTFDGDIRESAEVYDTKGEESDVYSSDIPAEFQKLERFAARKAVVAAIDALGLLEEIKPHDLTVPYGDRGGVVIEPMLTDQWYVRADVLAKPAVEAVENGDIQFVPKQYENMYFSWMRDIQDWCISRQLWWGHRIPAWYDNDGNVFVGRTEEEVRQENNLGADVALRQDDDVLDTWFSSALWTFSTLGWPENTDALRQFHPTSVMVSGFDIIFFWIARMIMMTMHFIKDEDGKPQIPFKTIYMTGLIRDDEGQKMSKSKGNVIDPLDMVDGISLADLLEKRTGNMMQPQLAEKIAKRTEKQFPDGIEPHGTDALRFTLAALASTGRDINWDMKRLEGYRNFCNKLWNASRFVLMNTEDQDCGFNGGEMTLSLADRWILAEFNQTIKAYREALDTYRFDIAAGILYEFTWNQFCDWYLELTKPVMNGGNEAELRGTRNTLITVLEGLLRLAHPIIPFITETIWQRVKVIKGITADTIMLQPFPEFDAAQVDEAAASDTEWLKQAIVAIRNIRAEMNLSPGKPLELLLRGCSEAAVRRVTENSSFLQNMARLESITVLPADDKGPVSVTKIIEGAELLIPMAGLIDKETELARLAKEVAKVELEIGKIESKLSNEGFVARAPEAVIAKERERLVAFADAKAKLIEQQAVIAAL, encoded by the coding sequence ATGGAAAAGACATACAACCCACGAGATATCGAACAGCCGCTTTACGAGCACTGGGAAGAGCAGGGCTATTTCAAGCCTAATGGCGATGAAAGCAAAGAGTCCTTCTGCATCATGATCCCGCCGCCGAACGTCACCGGCAGTTTGCATATGGGTCATGCTTTCCAGCAAACCATCATGGATACCATGATCCGTTACCAGCGCATGCAGGGCAAAAATACCCTGTGGCAGGCTGGTACTGACCACGCGGGTATTGCTACCCAGATGGTGGTGGAACGTAAGATTGCCGCTGAAGAAGGTAAAACCCGCCACGACTACGGTCGCGAGGCGTTCATCGACAAAATCTGGCAGTGGAAAGCGGAATCTGGCGGCACCATTACCCGTCAGATGCGCCGTCTCGGCAACTCCGTGGACTGGGAGCGTGAGCGCTTCACCATGGATGAAGGCCTGTCCAACGCCGTGAAAGAAGTCTTCGTCCGTCTGTACAAAGAAGACCTGATTTACCGTGGCAAACGCCTGGTGAACTGGGACCCGAAACTGCGCACCGCGATCTCTGACCTGGAAGTTGAAAACCGCGAGTCTAAAGGCTCCATGTGGCACATCCGCTATCCACTGGCCGATGGCGCAAAAACCGCAGACGGTAAAGATTACCTGGTGGTTGCCACCACTCGTCCGGAAACCCTGCTGGGCGATACCGGCGTGGCCGTGAACCCAGAAGATCCGCGCTATAAAGATCTGATCGGCAAGTTCGTGGTTCTGCCACTGGTGAACCGCCGCATTCCAATTCTGGGCGACGAACACGCTGACATGGAAAAAGGCACCGGCTGCGTGAAAATCACCCCGGCGCACGATTTCAACGACTACGAAGTGGGCCGTCGTCACGCCCTGCCGATGATCAACATTCTGACCTTTGACGGTGATATCCGTGAAAGCGCGGAAGTGTACGATACCAAAGGCGAAGAGTCTGACGTTTACTCGTCTGACATCCCGGCTGAATTCCAGAAACTGGAACGGTTTGCTGCGCGTAAGGCCGTTGTGGCGGCTATTGACGCACTCGGCCTGCTGGAAGAGATCAAACCTCACGATCTGACCGTGCCTTACGGCGACCGTGGCGGCGTGGTGATCGAACCAATGCTGACCGACCAGTGGTACGTCCGCGCTGACGTGCTGGCGAAACCGGCAGTTGAAGCGGTTGAAAACGGCGACATCCAGTTCGTTCCTAAGCAGTATGAAAACATGTACTTCTCCTGGATGCGTGATATTCAGGACTGGTGTATCTCTCGTCAGCTGTGGTGGGGTCACCGTATCCCGGCGTGGTATGACAACGACGGCAACGTATTCGTTGGCCGCACCGAAGAAGAAGTCCGTCAGGAAAACAACCTGGGTGCCGACGTGGCCCTGCGCCAGGACGACGACGTTCTGGACACTTGGTTCTCCTCCGCCCTGTGGACGTTCTCCACCCTCGGCTGGCCGGAAAACACCGACGCGCTGCGCCAGTTCCACCCGACCAGCGTGATGGTCTCTGGCTTTGACATCATCTTCTTCTGGATCGCCCGCATGATCATGATGACCATGCACTTCATCAAAGATGAAGACGGTAAGCCGCAGATTCCGTTCAAGACCATCTACATGACCGGTCTGATTCGTGATGATGAAGGCCAGAAGATGTCCAAATCCAAGGGTAACGTTATCGATCCGCTGGATATGGTTGACGGGATTTCACTGGCAGACCTGCTGGAGAAACGTACCGGGAACATGATGCAGCCGCAGCTGGCAGAGAAAATCGCCAAGCGCACCGAGAAGCAATTCCCGGACGGTATCGAGCCACACGGCACCGACGCCCTGCGTTTCACCCTGGCGGCGCTGGCCTCTACCGGTCGCGACATCAACTGGGATATGAAACGTCTGGAAGGTTATCGCAACTTCTGTAACAAGCTGTGGAACGCCAGCCGCTTCGTGCTGATGAACACTGAAGATCAGGATTGCGGCTTCAACGGCGGCGAAATGACCCTGTCTCTGGCGGATCGCTGGATCCTGGCGGAATTCAACCAGACTATCAAAGCGTACCGTGAAGCGCTGGATACTTATCGCTTTGATATCGCGGCAGGTATTCTGTACGAATTCACCTGGAACCAGTTCTGCGACTGGTATCTGGAGCTGACCAAGCCGGTCATGAACGGCGGTAACGAAGCGGAACTGCGCGGCACGCGTAACACGCTGATTACCGTTCTGGAAGGTTTGCTGCGCCTCGCGCACCCAATCATTCCGTTCATCACCGAAACCATCTGGCAGCGTGTGAAGGTTATCAAAGGCATTACTGCCGATACCATCATGCTGCAGCCATTCCCGGAATTCGATGCAGCGCAGGTTGATGAAGCAGCAGCATCCGATACCGAATGGCTGAAACAGGCGATTGTGGCAATCCGTAACATTCGTGCCGAGATGAACCTCTCTCCAGGCAAACCGCTGGAACTGCTGCTGCGCGGTTGCAGCGAAGCGGCGGTGCGTCGCGTGACCGAGAACAGTAGCTTCCTGCAGAACATGGCACGTCTGGAAAGCATCACCGTGCTGCCAGCCGATGACAAAGGTCCGGTCTCCGTGACCAAAATCATCGAAGGCGCCGAGCTGCTGATCCCAATGGCAGGGCTTATCGACAAAGAAACCGAACTGGCTCGTCTGGCAAAAGAAGTCGCCAAAGTCGAACTGGAAATCGGGAAAATCGAGAGCAAACTGTCTAACGAAGGTTTCGTTGCCCGTGCTCCTGAAGCGGTTATCGCCAAAGAGCGTGAACGTCTGGTGGCCTTCGCCGATGCGAAAGCGAAGCTGATTGAGCAGCAGGCGGTTATCGCTGCGCTGTAA
- a CDS encoding Aspartate N-acetyltransferase, whose translation MSVITPVAAAMRRITVQDNADIAAVIREVSAEYGLTADKGYTVADPNLDELFKLYSQPGHAYWVIEQNGQVVGGGGIAPLSCSEPDICELQKMYFLPTVRGQGLAKKLALLALDHARSQGFKRCYLETTAFLKEAIGLYEHLGFEHIDAPLGCTGHVDCEVRMLKTL comes from the coding sequence ATGAGCGTGATTACCCCCGTCGCTGCGGCTATGCGCCGGATTACAGTGCAAGACAACGCCGATATCGCTGCGGTTATCCGTGAAGTGTCTGCTGAGTACGGTCTTACGGCCGATAAGGGCTATACCGTTGCCGATCCCAACCTCGACGAGTTGTTTAAACTCTACAGCCAGCCGGGCCATGCCTACTGGGTGATTGAACAAAACGGCCAGGTCGTTGGCGGAGGCGGCATTGCCCCATTGAGCTGCAGTGAGCCGGATATCTGCGAGCTGCAAAAAATGTACTTCCTGCCGACCGTTCGCGGACAAGGCCTGGCGAAAAAGCTGGCACTTCTGGCGCTCGATCATGCCCGCTCACAGGGCTTCAAACGCTGCTACCTCGAAACCACTGCCTTCCTAAAAGAAGCTATCGGCTTGTATGAACATTTGGGCTTTGAACATATCGATGCACCACTGGGCTGCACCGGACACGTCGATTGCGAAGTCAGGATGCTGAAAACTCTGTAA
- a CDS encoding Alcohol dehydrogenase gives MSKIKSYAAPQAGAELELYEYDAGELKAEDVEVQVDYCGICHSDLSMIDNEWGFSSYPLVAGHEVIGRVVALGTAAQDKGLKIGQRVGIGWTARSCGHCDACISGNQINCLEGAVPTILNKGGFADKLRADWQWVIPLPDSIDIESAGPLLCGGITVFKPLLMHHVTATSRVGVIGIGGLGHIAIKLLHAMGCEVTAFSSNPAKEKEVLAMGADKVVNSRDPELLKALAGQFDLIINTVNVDLDWQPYFEALAYGGNFHTVGAVLKPLPVPAFTLIGGDRSVSGSATGTPYELRKLMKFAGRTKVAPTTELYPMSKINEAIQHVRDGKARYRVVLKADF, from the coding sequence ATGTCGAAGATAAAAAGCTATGCCGCGCCGCAGGCAGGTGCAGAACTTGAACTGTACGAATACGATGCGGGCGAGCTGAAGGCAGAAGACGTCGAAGTGCAGGTCGATTATTGCGGGATTTGCCACTCGGATCTGTCGATGATCGACAACGAATGGGGCTTCTCCAGCTATCCACTGGTTGCCGGACACGAAGTGATCGGCCGCGTGGTCGCACTCGGTACCGCTGCTCAGGATAAAGGGCTTAAAATTGGCCAGCGCGTCGGCATTGGCTGGACCGCCCGTAGCTGCGGCCATTGCGATGCCTGTATCAGCGGCAACCAGATCAACTGTCTGGAAGGCGCAGTTCCCACCATCCTTAATAAAGGCGGTTTCGCCGACAAGCTGCGCGCCGACTGGCAGTGGGTCATTCCGCTCCCGGACAGCATTGATATTGAATCCGCAGGCCCGCTGTTGTGCGGCGGTATCACCGTCTTCAAACCACTCCTGATGCATCATGTCACCGCCACCAGCCGCGTCGGCGTGATTGGTATTGGCGGTTTAGGTCACATCGCCATTAAGCTGCTGCATGCAATGGGTTGCGAAGTCACCGCATTCAGCTCCAATCCGGCGAAAGAGAAAGAAGTGCTGGCGATGGGGGCTGATAAGGTGGTCAATAGCCGCGACCCTGAACTGCTGAAAGCCCTGGCGGGTCAATTCGATTTGATCATCAACACCGTGAACGTCGATCTCGACTGGCAACCGTATTTTGAAGCGCTGGCCTATGGCGGGAATTTCCATACCGTCGGTGCGGTGCTGAAGCCGCTTCCGGTTCCGGCATTCACCCTGATCGGCGGCGATCGCAGCGTGTCCGGCTCAGCCACAGGTACACCATATGAATTGCGCAAACTGATGAAGTTCGCAGGCCGCACCAAAGTGGCACCCACCACCGAACTGTATCCGATGTCGAAAATCAACGAAGCCATCCAGCACGTACGTGACGGTAAAGCCCGTTACCGCGTGGTGTTGAAAGCGGACTTCTAA
- a CDS encoding Dihydroxyacetone kinase, ATP-dependent, translating to MSRFFFNDRKQLVNDAIEGILISAPHGNLVKLDIDPAIRVVARSDWDKSRVAVISGGGSGHEPAHAGFVGKGMLTAAVCGDLFASPSVDAVLNAIVAVTGDRGCLLIVKNYTGDRLNFGLAAEKAKRYGLKVEMVIVADDIALPDNKQPRGIAGTALVHKIAGYAAEKGKSLSNVRDIAQQACDNLWSLGVAMQTCNLPGSDDEEGRIKQGHVELGLGIHGEPGASVVDTQNSKAIIDTLIAPLKEKAGDGRFAVLINNLGGVSALEMALLTKELAHSALQDQIAYLIGPAPLVSALDMKGFSLSLLKLNETFEQALNEPVETLGWQKPVAFAPLRTVQHTAIQDRVEYVPSENAQVAALVAGATQTLVDLENRLNALDAKVGDGDTGSTFAQGARDIAQLLQEKKLPLNDVPKLLLLIGERLATVMGGSSGVLMSIFFTAAGQQRQDGKPLAEALLSGLAQMKQYGGADLGDRTLIDALQPALEALQTGDIQAAAQAAKQGAEATASMQKAGAGRSSYVNKENLEGVTDPGAVAVAEVFAVMAQ from the coding sequence ATGTCCAGATTCTTTTTTAATGACCGCAAACAGCTGGTCAATGACGCCATTGAAGGCATACTGATTTCCGCGCCGCACGGTAATTTGGTCAAACTCGATATCGATCCGGCCATCCGAGTGGTGGCACGCAGCGACTGGGATAAAAGTCGGGTGGCGGTGATTTCTGGCGGGGGTTCCGGTCACGAACCCGCCCATGCCGGTTTTGTCGGTAAGGGCATGTTGACCGCTGCGGTGTGCGGCGATCTGTTTGCCTCGCCGAGCGTAGATGCGGTGCTGAACGCCATCGTGGCGGTGACGGGCGATCGTGGCTGTCTGCTGATCGTCAAAAACTACACCGGCGATCGTCTGAACTTCGGTCTTGCAGCGGAAAAAGCCAAACGCTACGGGCTGAAAGTGGAGATGGTGATCGTTGCCGATGATATCGCCCTGCCGGATAACAAGCAGCCACGCGGGATTGCGGGTACGGCGTTGGTCCATAAAATCGCCGGTTATGCGGCGGAAAAAGGTAAATCGCTAAGCAACGTCCGGGATATTGCACAGCAGGCCTGCGATAACCTCTGGAGCCTGGGCGTGGCGATGCAGACCTGTAATCTACCGGGCAGTGACGACGAAGAGGGGCGTATTAAGCAAGGACATGTCGAGCTGGGTCTGGGTATTCACGGCGAGCCGGGTGCTTCGGTGGTCGATACGCAAAACAGCAAAGCCATTATCGATACGCTGATAGCTCCGCTAAAAGAAAAGGCGGGTGATGGGCGGTTTGCCGTGCTGATTAACAACCTCGGCGGCGTGTCGGCGCTGGAGATGGCGCTGCTGACAAAAGAGCTAGCGCATTCCGCGTTGCAGGATCAGATTGCATATTTGATTGGCCCTGCGCCGCTGGTGAGTGCGCTGGATATGAAGGGCTTTTCCCTGTCGTTGCTCAAGCTGAATGAGACCTTCGAGCAGGCGCTGAATGAGCCTGTCGAAACCCTCGGCTGGCAAAAGCCAGTGGCGTTTGCACCACTGCGTACGGTGCAGCATACGGCTATTCAGGATCGCGTGGAGTATGTGCCGTCTGAAAATGCTCAGGTGGCAGCATTAGTGGCGGGCGCAACGCAAACGCTGGTCGATCTGGAAAATCGGTTGAATGCCCTGGATGCTAAAGTGGGTGACGGCGATACGGGGTCGACCTTTGCGCAAGGCGCGCGGGATATTGCGCAGTTGTTGCAAGAGAAGAAACTGCCGCTCAACGATGTGCCGAAATTGCTGCTGTTAATCGGCGAGCGGCTGGCGACGGTGATGGGCGGATCGAGCGGCGTGTTGATGTCGATCTTCTTTACCGCCGCCGGACAGCAGCGACAGGACGGCAAACCGCTGGCGGAGGCCTTGCTGAGTGGGTTGGCGCAAATGAAGCAGTACGGCGGGGCAGATCTCGGCGATCGTACATTGATCGACGCGCTGCAACCGGCGCTGGAAGCGTTACAAACAGGCGATATTCAGGCTGCAGCTCAGGCGGCGAAACAGGGCGCGGAAGCAACTGCCAGCATGCAAAAAGCCGGAGCGGGGCGTTCGTCGTACGTGAATAAAGAAAATCTGGAGGGTGTCACCGATCCAGGTGCGGTGGCGGTGGCAGAGGTGTTTGCTGTAATGGCGCAGTAG